A window from Candidatus Epulonipiscium sp. encodes these proteins:
- a CDS encoding LysM peptidoglycan-binding domain-containing protein — protein sequence MQKKKILARYRFILLVVLFICSIQIFSIVFIYSSTGNQRNSPIERYEQISIRRGDSLWKIAQNHKPQDLSTSKYVAYIKEFNHLKSNELYAGDSIIIPIYKPHEY from the coding sequence ATGCAAAAGAAAAAAATATTAGCAAGATATCGTTTTATCCTACTGGTTGTACTGTTTATATGTAGCATTCAGATATTTTCTATTGTTTTCATTTACAGTTCCACAGGTAACCAAAGAAATTCCCCAATTGAAAGATACGAACAAATAAGCATCCGAAGAGGGGATTCCCTTTGGAAGATAGCCCAAAACCACAAGCCCCAAGACCTTAGCACAAGTAAATATGTAGCTTACATAAAAGAGTTCAATCATCTAAAATCTAATGAACTCTATGCCGGAGATAGCATTATAATCCCTATTTATAAGCCACATGAATATTAA
- the lexA gene encoding transcriptional repressor LexA: MSKRIGDKQLEILEYLKKEILEKGYPPSVREICDAVGLKSTSTVHGHLNRLEKKGMIRRDPTKPRAIEILDTTFYNTRQELVNVPIVGNVTAGQPILAVENIDDYFPLPVDYVRNDTVYMLHVQGESMIEAGIFDNDLVLVRKQSTAENGDIVVAMLEDSATVKRFFREKEHIRLQPENSTMNPIIVKDVSILGKVIGLFRKF, encoded by the coding sequence ATGAGTAAGCGAATTGGAGATAAACAATTAGAAATCTTAGAATATCTTAAAAAAGAAATTTTAGAGAAGGGCTACCCCCCTTCAGTTAGAGAAATCTGTGATGCGGTAGGGCTTAAATCAACCTCAACTGTTCACGGCCATTTAAACCGCCTAGAGAAAAAAGGAATGATTCGTCGGGACCCTACCAAACCAAGGGCCATTGAGATTTTAGATACAACATTTTATAATACCCGTCAGGAGCTGGTTAATGTTCCCATAGTAGGAAATGTTACTGCTGGGCAACCTATACTTGCGGTAGAAAATATAGACGATTATTTCCCTCTTCCTGTAGACTATGTTAGAAACGACACCGTATATATGCTCCACGTTCAAGGTGAAAGTATGATTGAAGCTGGAATATTCGATAACGATTTGGTTCTAGTTCGCAAACAAAGCACCGCTGAAAATGGTGATATTGTGGTAGCTATGTTAGAAGATTCCGCAACCGTAAAGCGATTTTTTAGAGAAAAGGAACATATCCGATTACAGCCGGAAAACTCTACCATGAACCCCATTATAGTCAAGGACGTAAGCATCCTAGGGAAAGTGATTGGTTTGTTTAGGAAGTTTTAA
- a CDS encoding NAD(+) synthase, protein MNNGFIRVGGAVPEISVSDCKKNVDNILELIKEAQKNHVQVLGFPELCITGYTCGDLFSQQLLLEQANTELQRIVNYSLNLDMLILVGLPIAADEQLFNCAVLILNGKILGVIPKTSIPNYCEFYEKRWFSPSSSAISNQINLCNQIVPFGSDILFKDIRSNLCIGVEICEDLWLPIAPSSYLSLYGANIILNLSTSNESAGKRSYRKTLVEHQSAKCICGYIYVSSGYGESTTDFAFGGHSMICENGTTLSEKQPFSEDSYLIYNEFDLDRLRANRRKSTSFSQVIGNSGDYSKNFRMVPFTLNINTPDSLTRPIKPHPFVPSKQNLLAERCSEIFPIQVNGLKKRLEHTGAKTAVIGISGGLDSTLALLVCIRAFDALNLDRKNILGITMPGFGTTDRTYNNSLDLMKSLNITSREIPIADACIQHFKDIGHDRTIHDATYENTQARERTQILMDIANKENGLVIGTGDLSELALGWATYNGDHMSMYGVNSGVPKTLIAPLISWIGNTNLDENTNGILQDILSTPVSPELLPPSKDGGINQKTEDIVGPYELHDFFLYYMIRFGFRPSKIVYLAELAFKDKYDRVTILKWIKIFYKRFFSQQFKRSCLPDGPKVGSVSLSPRGVWRMPSDASSRIWLDEIEAMTNI, encoded by the coding sequence ATGAATAATGGATTTATAAGAGTTGGGGGAGCCGTCCCCGAAATATCTGTTTCCGATTGTAAAAAAAATGTTGACAACATTCTTGAACTTATAAAGGAAGCCCAAAAAAATCATGTCCAAGTCCTGGGATTTCCTGAGTTATGTATTACCGGATATACCTGCGGAGATTTATTTTCCCAACAACTTCTTTTAGAACAAGCAAATACCGAGCTGCAGAGGATTGTAAATTATTCTCTTAACCTTGATATGCTGATATTAGTCGGCCTACCCATTGCCGCCGATGAACAACTGTTTAATTGTGCTGTCCTCATTCTTAATGGGAAAATCTTAGGGGTAATCCCTAAAACCTCCATTCCGAATTATTGTGAGTTTTATGAAAAAAGATGGTTTTCCCCATCTTCCAGTGCAATCAGCAATCAAATCAATCTATGCAACCAAATAGTTCCTTTTGGTTCCGATATTTTATTTAAGGATATTCGTAGCAATCTTTGTATTGGTGTCGAAATATGTGAAGATTTATGGCTCCCTATTGCCCCAAGTTCCTATTTATCCCTTTATGGGGCAAATATTATCTTAAATCTTTCCACAAGTAATGAATCCGCAGGTAAAAGAAGCTATAGGAAGACATTAGTAGAACATCAATCGGCAAAATGCATCTGCGGATATATCTATGTATCTTCAGGTTATGGTGAATCTACTACAGATTTTGCCTTTGGCGGCCACTCTATGATCTGCGAAAACGGAACAACTCTCAGTGAAAAACAACCCTTTTCTGAGGATAGCTATTTAATTTATAATGAATTCGATTTGGATCGCTTAAGGGCTAATCGTAGAAAAAGCACAAGTTTTTCACAGGTCATCGGCAATAGCGGGGATTACTCTAAAAATTTTAGGATGGTTCCTTTTACCCTTAACATCAACACCCCTGATTCTTTAACAAGGCCCATTAAGCCCCATCCTTTTGTGCCCTCTAAGCAAAATCTCTTAGCTGAAAGATGCAGCGAGATTTTTCCTATTCAAGTAAATGGACTTAAGAAACGTCTAGAACATACAGGAGCAAAAACCGCAGTAATAGGCATATCCGGTGGTTTAGACTCTACCCTTGCTTTATTGGTTTGTATTAGGGCTTTTGATGCTCTAAATCTAGATAGGAAAAATATCCTTGGCATTACCATGCCCGGCTTTGGAACCACCGATAGGACCTATAATAATTCCCTAGACTTAATGAAAAGCTTAAACATAACCTCCCGGGAAATCCCCATAGCCGATGCATGTATCCAGCATTTTAAGGATATAGGTCATGATAGGACCATTCATGATGCCACTTATGAAAACACCCAGGCCAGAGAACGGACTCAAATCCTTATGGATATAGCCAATAAGGAAAATGGCCTTGTAATAGGAACTGGTGACCTATCAGAATTGGCCCTTGGATGGGCCACTTATAATGGAGATCATATGTCCATGTATGGGGTCAATTCCGGAGTACCTAAGACCCTTATAGCACCCCTTATTTCTTGGATTGGAAACACTAACTTAGATGAAAACACCAATGGGATTTTGCAAGACATATTATCTACTCCTGTAAGCCCGGAACTACTGCCCCCTTCTAAAGATGGTGGAATTAATCAAAAGACGGAGGATATCGTAGGTCCTTATGAGCTCCATGACTTTTTCTTATATTACATGATTCGTTTTGGATTTAGACCTTCCAAAATAGTCTATTTAGCAGAACTGGCATTTAAAGATAAATACGATAGGGTAACCATCCTAAAATGGATAAAGATTTTTTACAAAAGATTTTTCTCCCAGCAATTTAAACGTTCCTGCCTCCCCGATGGACCAAAGGTGGGTTCCGTATCCTTATCCCCTAGGGGCGTTTGGCGAATGCCCAGCGATGCTTCTTCTAGGATATGGCTAGATGAAATTGAGGCAATGACCAATATATAA